ATTTGCAAAATAAAACCAGTGGAAGAAGTATATAAAAAGATATGCCTCACTCTATAACCATGATCCAGTACTATTTAGCTTTTTGATTGAGGATTAAGAAACGAAGTAGAATATAACAATAAGAAAGTGATACCTTCATTCCAAGACAATCAGGATGAAATGAAGAAGGGCATTCATCACATAGAATTAATTCACCGCCATAATGACACACTGAACATATATAGTCATTCGTGCTAAAACGACTACCCTTCTTCTCAGCACGTGGTTCTTTCCTGGTGTTTTTTACACTCTGTTTGCGTTTCATCTGCAGTTGGCACTCAAGAAGAGACCTTCCATCCTCTAAAAATATATTTGCTGAAGGTCTGTGACAACTGCTTCCAGCATGAGTTTCAAAGTTACGAAGACCATAAATTTTTTCGCAGCAATTGCATTTGATTCCTTCACGAGTTATCTGCCCGTGTGCCATTGGATTACCATACTTCTTTGCACAATATAGTACCTTAGTATGTGGCAGAACCACATTATTGTCTATCAACCAGGATAAAACTGTTCGAGATGTTTTATGAGAGGAAGAAGGAGCCGCCTGCCGAGTTCTTTTACTTGATCGCATCACACAGGCCGAAGGATGAGGTCCTATACCATTTCCTTTTTTGAGTGAAGGCCAAGATCTTTTTCCTTTTGATACAGGCAAGCCACTTATGTGGATATCTTTTTCATCATCACGCTTTCTCTTCTTTCTTGGTTTGGTCATGCGACAAAATTTGACTTTACCATTTTGAAGGGGTTCTCTTAACAATGACATAGGAGATGTCCCCACTGGTAACGTCTCACATGAGCTTTTCGCAGGTGAAGAGTTTCTCTCGAACTCCATAGCAGCTGATGGAGAAGACACTTTTTCCGGTAAGTGGCTTTCAGCTTCCCACTTCTGTGCGCACCATCTGCAAGCTTTTCGAAGAGAGGCAAATAGTTTTCCTTCAGGCGAACAGTATCGCAATTTTCTGTCTTTCTTCCCAGCAAAAAAGATTTTCCATCCAATTGCAGCTAGGTGTTTCTTAGCTTTCAGGGATGTATCCCCTACCCTCACCCCATGTTTATAGGACTTCCAATAGGCACTGTGTAGAGATTTCGGAGAACAATAGTCAATTACAGCTTGAGGGCAGATTTCAGGAACAATAGTTGTTTCTTCAGAAGGAGATGGCAATTCAGGCACCTCACTGCATGTTGGTGGTCTTGCCGCGCAAGGAGACTTATCAGGTGATCCGTATAAATTTCTTTGTTCAACTGGGGGAACCAGCTCACAAGCTTTTGACTCTTCCAACACATGGCAAACTTGACTAAGTGACTGGCATATCTTTCCATTAGGAGCAATGTAACGTTTCCTAATGATTCCGCAATCCATTACGAGTTCAAATTTCCAACCCAAAAACAAGAGATGcttcttaaatttttttattgAGGACATAGATGGCATATACTTTGCAATTGCATCAGGGCAAAAGTCAGGTTCATCTGCCGGGGTCTGCCCCTCGAATCTCTTCTTTTTTGTAGTAGGTCTCCCCCTGCGACGCTTAAAATTAGTGCAAGTCAGTGGTTCACTTTTGGTACTGGACAAAATACCAGCAAAATCATCATTAGGCGGAGGTAAAACAGAGAAAGCATGAGGTGATACAGACAGTTCTTCTTTTTGGCTAAGAGGAACTGACCTACAAACATCATTAACACACAATTGAACATCCTTTTTGCTAGGCGCAAAACCCTCTGAAACATACTGCTTAACAACAGGTTGAAGATGGGAAACATTCGGATCCATAAGCTGCATGCCTGCAGTATCTAATTTGCAAGTGGCTTCAGTAACAGGTGCATTCGAGTTATCAAAATATGTTTCAAGGTTCAGTTTAGCCTCAAGAGTAACTTCTGAAACTTCCAGCAATCGGCCTCTCTCTACAAAGTCCTGTGAGGAGTTCAGTTCAGAAAAAAATTGATTGATAGCTAACTTGGTATTATCATGAACAACTTCCTTCACCAAATTCCACCAAATATCTCCCAAAGATGAAGTCCACTCAAAATTCTCATAATCCTTTTTCAGCTGCACTTCATACCAAATTTGTTTTACTGAGACTAAAAGGGGGTGTAGATGCGCGATCTCCTCAATCACATCAAGAAACATCCAGGAACCACGAGGCTCCCATTCTTCTGTAACCTCATCCCAGTCTTGAGTTATACGCAGCTTGTCCACTTGAGCCTTCATTTCATCACCCAtatctggaaagaaaattttCCGTTCCACAGCACAGTCTTCATGGTCAAATATCACACCTTCCCACCAGGCATCTTGATAAAACAAATCTACACATTGTCCATAATGTAAATGCCATCTGCTAAATTCACATGGAGGTGGCAAAGGCCTAATTAGACCACGATAATGGACGGGCTTTTGATTAGCGGGATTTACCCCATCAACCATAGGAGAAACCGTCACAAATTCAACCAAGTTGCCAGAACCATCATCTGACAGAAGGTGATCATATTTAACTTGACGAACCAAATCATCACAACCAATCACAGCACCCACGTGCCATGAACCCAAAAACCCATCATCAACACTCCTCACCTGCATAAATCATAATCCAGTTACAAGAACATTCAAGACGTATCGTTGTCCCCCCACTCTCCCTCCATTTTGTTAATGTAAGCCATACACTTTACAACATTCAAAATACCAAAAACAAATGATGCCATTGAACTAATAACTGGAAGGGAGATATTAAAGCAGTCCATAGAACTCCCTAATATTTTCATCATTGATGCTGAAATTAAGGTTTATATGTACAATGGTCAATGAACCGCAAAAATTGAGCACACCCTTTTACTAGTTCAATCTAATATAATTCCAGGTCATTCAGTTCGTGAGCAATAAACAAAATCCACATGCAATCGCGATGCAGGTTGCTATCCAGTGTTATCAATTGTTTGCCTAATTACATATACAAATATATAACAAGAAAAGATAGATAACACAATGTGAGTAAATCAACCTTAGAAAACTATCTTTCGTAAACTTAATAACACCAGTGAAGCCTAAATGTCAAGAATTCAGTCAAAAAAGttatcaaaacccaaaatccgGAACTGATACAACCTTATGAaccacaaaaacaaaaacaaaaaacatatATTCCCTCTGGCCCATttaacatttaattttttattcaaaCATTTCTGATTATAAAAACTCTGATCAGAAGTATTGTACGTAaatttaaattctaaaaattgagAAATCATGTCCAAACTGATAAAAGTTGAAACAAATgaatcaaaaaaaataatttaaacagAGCATTGAGAGTACCTCAACTTTTTGATCAATAACCAGTTTCCGATGAGTTCCTCCATCTACTTTGCGCTTCCTTTTCCTCAAgactcgttcttcattttctgccgCCATTGAACTGTGCTATGCAAAAGCGTTAGGGGAATGAAAGGGATTACACTGAATCAGTATCCCACAGTTAGAGAGAAATATATATGCATAAAtattaacaatatatatatatgcataatattaataacaattaattcgataGCGAAATTGTCGGATTACATTATTCTCTTTTTACCAAGTAACACCTCTTCTTCCAGTTTTCTCTGTCTGTTCGTTTCGGGAATATaactattattattataatataaatttttttcCCCTGCAGTTTCGGAAATAAGTTAAAGTATGTTCAGGAAAGGACTTATAATGAGGGTGCAAATTTGATATGTTTATCCAGTGGGGACAAGAGAATTGACGGTTGTGATTTTAATTAGTACAAAATTCCGTGCCAACATGGAATTGGAACACGTTCATTTTGTACCCATAAGATAAATTATTGTACTACTAATACTTTATGAATTTTTACCTTTTCTGTTGTTTTCAAAATTGATCCTACTGTATGTGTCTTTCAAGTAATTTTTACTTCACAAAGACATTAAGTGGGCGTTTGGGAAAGTAGATGTCTAAAATATCAgttatgttataaatatattatattatggatgttcatttagtactccgttgtaaataatcttcctgaagaagctatccatatgggactccaccgtaaatatgtttatctatttagtactctattggaaataagcttcctgaagaagcttatcacttcggtacccggttatggataaacattaccttaggtagaagattatccataccgggtataataagtttatccattcagtactccgttatggataaacattgctctcagtagaagattatccatatctggtatagtagcagcttacacagcagcttgcagtagcagcttacacagcagcttgcagtagcagcttacacagcagcttgcagtagcagcttacacagcagcttgcagtagcagctttgcgtagcagcttacacagcagcttgcgtagtagcttacacaacagcttcctttcttctataaatagaagagatttcagttcattatatacatcagtttgaattcgaataatatatcagtttctctctatacttgtctttactttatagtctttattttataacacgttatcagcacgagactctgccatctcgagcaaatattttgaaagtatctgaggtaagaactttcttttcctaaataatgtcaaatctttctaaacttgaatttgttgCCCTAGATATAttgggcaaaagctacatgtcttgggtgcttgatgctgaaattcatcttgatgcgatgggtctagcagacaccatcaaagacaaaaatcaggcatcaaaccaagaccgtgccaaagcaatgatattcttacgccatcaccttgatgagggcctgaaaatggaatatcttactgttaaagatccattcatactgtggaataatttgaaagatagatatgaccatctgaagatggtcgttcttccacaggcacgatatgattggactcatctaaggctacaagattaaatctatcagtgagtataattcttctatgttcagaattatttcccaattgaagttatatggtgataatattactgatcatgatatgttggagaaaactttcaccacttttcatgcctcgaatatgctcctgcagcagcaatatcgagagatgggatttaaaaagtattctgaacttatctcacatcttcttatagccgagcaacataatgggctattaatgaaaaatcatgaaagccgacctactggttcttgtccattccctaaagtgaatgagacgaacttccaccaggctaaacgtggaaaaggtcgtggccccagtcgtggtcatggtcgtggtcgggaaagaaactctaatcatggtaataataatgcaccaaagaacaatcctcaccaccagcagtggaaaaggaaggaacaaaagcatgaagcggtgcaagcaccaaatgcagaaaatgcatgctatagatgtggagaaaaagggcactggtcacgtacctgtcgtacgccaaagcacctggttgagctttatcaagcctccctaaagaagacagagaaaaatgctgaagcaaattttatttctgaagataatttagacttcatgcatttggatgtaactgattaccttgcactcccagaaggagaaacaagtcatgtaatcggtggtgaatctgtagaaatgtaaatattttaatttttgttatttgtaatagatagtatggttatgtaattgttgtacataaaaaaaaattatgatttgataatgatgtttactataatatatcttgtttatgtcattttgaagaatatggataacattattagatcaacttaaactctagcagagtttgcaagaaatatacaaccacaagaagtggttatatttcgtatatctcattgtaattatattttgttaactaccagaagtggtatatgcctatgatcaccagaagtgataatttaggctttctatggttacaattgaagataagttacataaatattctctatattaaatgcacgtctcgatttgctcctgaagtagtaaatattttaaaagaggttgaggcatcacaatttgatgtgattaatgcgcattcagataattatgttcgattttctgaaggatgagaacttttgataatattaatccattccctgaagtgaatgtgacaatactaataagtcgggtaaatatgaacgcgctcttgatgtgaatacattacaattcacctccagaagagttaatataattgagagaatatatactcaatatttcgtattttaaatttgctcctgaagaagtaacacaattgaaattgcctcctgaagtggaaaaatattatgaagaggagttttcgtgtgcttaaacaattgttttaaattgtttatttgattgtgattttctctcatgacaccagcagtgtctgagcaatatttgatagtacaaaatgtatcaataactcctgaagagctaaatgtttgcctaaagaatacatgacaccagtagtgccagataaatattagattgtggataataaatgaaggctcttaAATAGCTTATAtgcaaatatgtcattcatattatatgattatggtcaaaacatatgttatagtaaacctgaagtttactaatacaaatggctatcatattgagactacaaatgattggaagattgataatcttcatgtttccacaatcatagagggtaaaataatatgtatgtgagaagttacccgccttattctttaatttgtactatatcatgtatcacaggaaaccagaagtttactaaagcaaaagtttatgtcatagtaaaccagaagtttactaagagatagcacatgacatgataaacttgaagttttcatttgccatttttaaatgagctatttgagaattcagataagcatatactaaagaactagaagattcttcaggaattctcatgtgttgtttgttctcataatgaattgattataccagctaaagttgggactaagacccctgattatgaaatatataaaaggtgaatatgggcccgttcacctaacatgtgaaccacttataggtgcatatatgagatggttacatgtgtaattattgtcaacctgcagtttggcatttggaattgcttttctcgattaagagcataattttcagattatgaaatcaagacagttcatcttgataatgctggtttatatccaagctggtttagcattgaatacctcctattaatggctaaaccattgcttatgagaacaaagcttcatgtattggtctaagattttctaaattgcatatagcagcacttgtatgcatcagatcaacaatatatgataagtcctcccttcacaattggtttaggatcagaaaccaaatatttttactatcttttgttgcgtggtatatgattaatttctctaccataatacacaaagatatgttttccaaagatgattggggatatatgttagtttttctaacatttgggggatggaataaacagttgaaaaatatgctatatgaatcgaattatcatgatcctcacttagaagataattcaagtcgaatgccagaagcatttgctgatccaaaattaaatatcatatttcagctgcaaatgctcctattaaaattaaagtccctgaaggatagagtttactgtacgtatgaagcgtggtagaccaatcggttccaaaggtaaccaatccttgaaaaatagtaggagctaatgatcaaaatgaggaggaaataagctctagaagagcccacgacataacatttcatgaaactcccgaaaaagttcaggtacctgaaaataaagaaagtgatgagatctccacaagttatgtcgcttcggaactgacacaaaatgatcgtcgacgatatatttaatacaatatagtgcacaatattgtaaaagattgtgagggtcggactagcagtccagacacttgaagatgtcataccatttagatacaagtcttaacctatatgacttatttggctaaatctatatgaagatccttgaaggattgaaaatgcccgaagcatataattcaaagtcttgagaaatgtactcgatcaaattataaagatctttgtacggtttaaagcaatctgtgcgcgtgtggtataatcgcctcagtaaatatttgctgaaagaaagttacataaattatgttatttgtccatgtatttttataaagaaaatgtcatcaaaatttgttacacttgctgtttatgttggtgacataaatcttattggaactccggaagagctccaagagggtcttaaaaatacttttacatggacaaagtgtacccattaagtacaccaatgaatattcaatcacttgaagtgaataaggatccgttccaacctctagaagaggatgaggagctccttggtcctgaaatactctatctcggtgtaggtggtgcacttatttatcttgctaatgctaacaaaagtggtgcagatcgtattggtaatgcagatacaggttatttatccgatacccataaagctcgatttcaaaccggcaagcagggagtgcatatgattgagatcagtgattcattcgagaaacatgtgggttgaaatgtgataaaagacccacaatattatacggagacaatgtttcatgcatagcactattaaagggaggatttataaaaggagatagaacgaagaacatttcaccagaattattctacacacacgatattcagaaaagtggtgacattgatgtgcaacaaatccgttcaagtgataatccagcagatttattcactaaatctttgccaacttcaacttttgagaagatggtatacaagattggaatgcagagactcaaatatttgaaacaaggttttcatcagggggagtaaaatacgcgatgcactctttttcccttactaaggttttttcccatggggttttccttataagatttttaatgaggcacctaacaatgcgtattactaaatatgtgtactctttttccttcactaggattttttcccacgtggtttttcctagtaaggttttaattagacacattatcttttaatgaacatccaagggggagtagttataaatatattatattatggatgttcatttagtactccgttgtaaataatcttcctgaagaagcttatccatatgggactccaccgtaaatatgtttatctatttagtactctattggaaataagtttcctgaagaagcttatcacttcggtacccggttatggataaacattaccctaggtagaagattatccataccgggtataataagcttattcattcagtactccgttatggataaacattgctctcagtagaagattatccatatctggtatagtagcagcttacacagcaacttgcagtagcagcttacacagcaccttgccgtagcagcttacacagcagcttgtagtagcagcttacacagcagcttgtagtagcagcttacacagcagtttgtgtagcaacttacacaacagcttcctttcttctataaatagaagagatttcagttcattatatacatcagtttgaattcgaataatatatcagtttctctctatacttgtctttactttatagtctttattttataacaatttattcttttttcaatctcttatttaattaataatatatttaCTAATTACTATTATTTCACGGATACCCATTTATGAGGCtcactattattgttgttgtaaattaaaaaacaaaatagagtaataaatgCATCTTCTGTATCATAATATTAAATAGTTTAAAACAAATTCATATTGATAAGGAATTAACCAGTGCTACAGCGGAAAATTTAACGCCATTACCGGGATCGAATCCGGGTCACCCGCGTGACAGGTGGGAATACTCACCACTATACTACAACGACTATTATTAGCATTAAACTACTATTCTACTGTTGTATAAATAGTATAGTAGATAGAAGGAACATGACTGAGAAGACAAGTTGAATCTGGGACTGATGTCCAAATCAAGCTTAAGAGAGATGCTGTGTAAATATTACTTGGTAAATAAAacttttaattaccaaaaaaaaacaaattcatATTTTGGCAAAACAACTTATAGGTGAGACTAGATAGAACACTTGAACTATTTAATCAATGTTGAAAATCATGACATGTATTTTAGTTATTTTCACTGCTCTAAAAATAACGACATTTAACTATTATAATAATGGGATAAAATGATAAGTACTTTTTTCATCTTTAACTCAATATAATCTTGCACTCGAGCGTTAAGTTTAGAGTTGTCCATGATAAGAAGCTTTACCCCCAAGAAAGTTTATGAGCTTCAAAAAATACATCTCCAAGaaaagtcaattttttttttcttatcttaCAATTAGTTTTCAAACATTCTTATTATATAAATTTCTCTAAAATTGGGAAATCACGTCCAAACTGAGTAGCATAATAATTCATGCGTGGAATTTAATTTTGAGTAGAAGAAACCTTACACCTGTATTATATATACCTAAATATATATTAATGCTTTCTTTTCCACCCTCATATTTTATGTATTTGGAGAAAAAACTCAGCTTTCTTAATGTCTTATTTTTCATCGTTTAATTCCTTGCTTACTATAATATTTTCTGTTACACTTATAACTAagattgttttttttatttttatatttggaaggaaaagtgtaattttttaatttgtaCTAACTAGTAGTAGTTGACATCGATTATTATGAATGAATAAAAAGAATTAATGACATAATTAAAAGGAAATAAATGGGGATAGGAGAAGTAAATGACCTTAAAGTTGAAAGGATtaaatattttcctaaattaATTAAGGCTTCAATTTCCCTACCTACCATCCATGCCCAATCACATTCCTAACTAATCACGAGAATAATATGCcaaccacaaaaaaaaaatgaaattctaATTAGAAAGAGTGAAACAACACCTAATAGTACTAATAAAATACTCCTATTAATTGTACATCAATGGCTGTTTCATTTAAGTATTATTTTAATATCAATGTGTAATAAAGAATTTGAAATAATTGAAAATTTAGTGGAAGCAAGTAAAATAGTGATTTTGACGCACAAGAGTCATATACAAATACAATTAAATATTCTTTGTAACTTCAACGTCAATTCAAATACTCGTATTTTTTCAAGTTCAAACAAACGCTATATAGTACTTTGTCCACGAGGCACATGTTTCTTGTGTGTGTCCCCTACAACCTGAAACTCTCCAGCTTTTGCAGCTGCCAACGGTTAGTGCACTATAATCTACTTAAATAATACTTTCTCCTTCTCATATTATTTATCGTGTTTCTCTTTTATACGCcccttaaaaaatattaaatataaaagatttttgattattttatccttatttatgtcttaagatataatttttcttcatttattacttacTCATAATTAAGGTATTTGTAATATTTAAGAACAATTAATATTAAGGGTAGAAtaggaaaaataataattaatttacttttaaatttctaaataacaaaaaatttgagataattatttttaaaaattacgaCAAATAATATGAGACTGAGGAAGTAAATACTAGTTGATGTTAATTACTAGTACGTGCTAAGCGTGGTAGGGGATTGAAACCCTGTGACGTTAGGTTTGTAGAAACTAGTGTGCCAAACTTCATTGGAAAGTGAAAACTAGCTAATTTTTTTAATGCTCGATCAAGTGCTGCACGTTTATTTGTATTCTTATTACTCCTGTAATAATAAAGGAAATCAAGCAGATGTACAAGCATAAACCTTTTCGCctacttttttgtttttggtaaaaGGAAAAAAGTCTCATATAAAGTGACAGAAGGTTTATGAGGTGTCTTAAATTTGGACAGACAGATCATTTGGCTCTAtgtaaattttgttttaatattagCTGGCAGATGGATAAGTCGTCACCCACTTCTTACTATGTTAGGTTTCTCAAAAACTTCCCTTCACCAAGcttcggaaaaaaaaaaaaaaaacacttccaAACCACCAAAGCTGCAATCCTCCttgttaaaaaaaaacaaaacagaatcTTAAGTCTTAACTAAAGTCTGATCTACTACCACTTGTGAGGGTTAatactcattttttttttgaaattacaagtaattataattaaaaaataagatgaagaaaaataaataaatatttttcggacTGAGGCGCGGATATCTTGCTCTCTTTAAGGAGATTCAAACCCACTGCAGCAGCATCTTCATCGGTCCAGCAGTAATGCTCTTGACTTGTCCCCTCTAGGATACAACAGCCCGACAACGTCGTATGACTCAAACAAACTCAGGACAAGTTGTTGAGTCCAAAACTCTACCAAAATAAACACCTTCCTTCAACGAAAATAATATTATCGTTTGTAGAGAATAAGTTGGAGACTTAGATTTTCTCGTTCTCTTAACTCTCTTTTTTTACAATACCAATCACACTTTTTT
Above is a window of Nicotiana tabacum cultivar K326 chromosome 8, ASM71507v2, whole genome shotgun sequence DNA encoding:
- the LOC107797638 gene encoding uncharacterized protein LOC107797638 isoform X2, whose protein sequence is MAAENEERVLRKRKRKVDGGTHRKLVIDQKVEVRSVDDGFLGSWHVGAVIGCDDLVRQVKYDHLLSDDGSGNLVEFVTVSPMVDGVNPANQKPVHYRGLIRPLPPPCEFSRWHLHYGQCVDLFYQDAWWEGVIFDHEDCAVERKIFFPDMGDEMKAQVDKLRITQDWDEVTEEWEPRGSWMFLDVIEEIAHLHPLLVSVKQIWYEVQLKKDYENFEWTSSLGDIWWNLVKEVVHDNTKLAINQFFSELNSSQDFVERGRLLEVSEVTLEAKLNLETYFDNSNAPVTEATCKLDTAGMQLMDPNVSHLQPVVKQYVSEGFAPSKKDVQLCVNDVCRSVPLSQKEELSVSPHAFSVLPPPNDDFAGILSSTKSEPLTCTNFKRRRGRPTTKKKRFEGQTPADEPDFCPDAIAKYMPSMSSIKKFKKHLLFLGWKFELVMDCGIIRKRYIAPNGKICQSLSQVCHVLEESKACELVPPVEQRNLYGSPDKSPCAARPPTCSEVPELPSPSEETTIVPEICPQAVIDYCSPKSLHSAYWKSYKHGVRVGDTSLKAKKHLAAIGWKIFFAGKKDRKLRYCSPEGKLFASLRKACRWCAQKWEAESHLPEKVSSPSAAMEFERNSSPAKSSCETLPVGTSPMSLLREPLQNGKVKFCRMTKPRKKRKRDDEKDIHISGLPVSKGKRSWPSLKKGNGIGPHPSACVMRSSKRTRQAAPSSSHKTSRTVLSWLIDNNVVLPHTKVLYCAKKYGNPMAHGQITREGIKCNCCEKIYGLRNFETHAGSSCHRPSANIFLEDGRSLLECQLQMKRKQSVKNTRKEPRAEKKGSRFSTNDYICSVCHYGGELILCDECPSSFHPDCLGMKEVPDGDWFCPSCCCKVCGHSGFDTNRNHFTENNVLICCQCEHKYHARCVRSKGPGKLDNYPEGNWFCNKSCELIFLGMHHLLGKPVIVGDDNLTWTLLKYIEPDDSGSDIVDYESSVENYSRLSVALDVMHECFEPVKEPHTRRDIVEDVIFSRRSELNRLNFQGFYTVLLGRNDELITVATVRVYGEKVAEIPLVATQFQHRRLGMCRILMNELEKKLMELGVERLVLPAVPAVLDTWTASFGFSVMKESERVNFLDYTFLDFQGTIMCQKILQKNHSVVSSVLTEAQQTHSDNTNSKDNVDLDDNTAVSEVFQAKQVEGCATVDQGSMESRIF
- the LOC107797638 gene encoding uncharacterized protein LOC107797638 isoform X3, producing MAAENEERVLRKRKRKVDGGTHRKLVIDQKVEVRSVDDGFLGSWHVGAVIGCDDLVRQVKYDHLLSDDGSGNLVEFVTVSPMVDGVNPANQKPVHYRGLIRPLPPPCEFSRWHLHYGQCVDLFYQDAWWEGVIFDHEDCAVERKIFFPDMGDEMKAQVDKLRITQDWDEVTEEWEPRGSWMFLDVIEEIAHLHPLLVSVKQIWYEVQLKKDYENFEWTSSLGDIWWNLVKEVVHDNTKLAINQFFSELNSSQDFVERGRLLEVSEVTLEAKLNLETYFDNSNAPVTEATCKLDTAGMQLMDPNVSHLQPVVKQYVSEGFAPSKKDVQLCVNDVCRGRPTTKKKRFEGQTPADEPDFCPDAIAKYMPSMSSIKKFKKHLLFLGWKFELVMDCGIIRKRYIAPNGKICQSLSQVCHVLEESKACELVPPVEQRNLYGSPDKSPCAARPPTCSEVPELPSPSEETTIVPEICPQAVIDYCSPKSLHSAYWKSYKHGVRVGDTSLKAKKHLAAIGWKIFFAGKKDRKLRYCSPEGKLFASLRKACRWCAQKWEAESHLPEKVSSPSAAMEFERNSSPAKSSCETLPVGTSPMSLLREPLQNGKVKFCRMTKPRKKRKRDDEKDIHISGLPVSKGKRSWPSLKKGNGIGPHPSACVMRSSKRTRQAAPSSSHKTSRTVLSWLIDNNVVLPHTKVLYCAKKYGNPMAHGQITREGIKCNCCEKIYGLRNFETHAGSSCHRPSANIFLEDGRSLLECQLQMKRKQSVKNTRKEPRAEKKGSRFSTNDYICSVCHYGGELILCDECPSSFHPDCLGMKEVPDGDWFCPSCCCKVCGHSGFDTNRNHFTENNVLICCQCEHKYHARCVRSKGPGKLDNYPEGNWFCNKSCELIFLGMHHLLGKPVIVGDDNLTWTLLKYIEPDDSGSDIVDYESSVENYSRLSVALDVMHECFEPVKEPHTRRDIVEDVIFSRRSELNRLNFQGFYTVLLGRNDELITVATVRVYGEKVAEIPLVATQFQHRRLGMCRILMNELEKKLMELGVERLVLPAVPAVLDTWTASFGFSVMKESERVNFLDYTFLDFQGTIMCQKILQKNHSVVSSVLTEAQQTHSDNTNSKDNVDLDDNTAVSEVFQAKQVEGCATVDQGSMETSKSTSTGVIDVAVC